A stretch of Mucilaginibacter terrae DNA encodes these proteins:
- the map gene encoding type I methionyl aminopeptidase: protein MSISSDAELTGMQKISECVALVLKAMREYCKPGISTLELDEFGGRMLNEMGAKSAPKLTYGFPGYTCISVNNAVAHGKPSADIILQEGDLINIDVSAELNGFWGDNGGSFVLGEDIHNHQDLVEASKEILHLAISQIKGGVKIADIGKLIETQAAKRGLTVIKNLAGHGIGYSLHEEPHDILNCYDRYNTTRFKKNSVVAIETFISTKSTIAQAAPGDEWTLFGNKGGFVAQHEHTIMVTGGEPMILTEANGIWD from the coding sequence ATGTCTATATCATCAGATGCCGAATTAACCGGGATGCAAAAAATAAGTGAGTGTGTGGCGCTGGTTTTGAAAGCCATGCGCGAGTATTGCAAACCCGGAATCAGTACGCTTGAACTGGATGAGTTTGGCGGAAGGATGTTGAATGAAATGGGCGCAAAATCGGCCCCTAAACTGACTTATGGTTTTCCGGGATATACCTGCATCAGCGTTAACAATGCGGTTGCGCATGGTAAGCCCTCAGCCGATATTATTTTGCAGGAAGGCGACCTGATCAACATCGACGTATCGGCCGAGTTGAACGGCTTTTGGGGCGATAACGGCGGCTCATTTGTGTTGGGCGAAGACATACACAACCACCAGGATTTGGTAGAGGCCTCGAAAGAAATTTTGCACCTGGCTATCAGTCAAATTAAGGGCGGCGTTAAAATAGCCGATATTGGCAAGCTCATTGAAACCCAGGCCGCCAAACGCGGCTTAACTGTAATTAAAAACCTGGCAGGCCACGGCATTGGCTACAGCCTGCACGAAGAACCGCACGACATACTCAACTGTTACGACCGCTATAACACCACCCGTTTTAAAAAGAACAGCGTGGTAGCCATCGAAACGTTTATCTCCACTAAATCAACCATTGCCCAAGCGGCACCCGGCGACGAATGGACGCTTTTTGGCAACAAAGGTGGCTTTGTTGCCCAGCACGAGCATACCATCATGGTTACCGGCGGGGAGCCGATGATTTTAACGGAGGCTAACGGAATTTGGGATTAA
- a CDS encoding aconitate hydratase yields MAFDLDMIKKVYERYGTRIAAARKATGKPLTLTEKILYAHLTEGDAQATYQRGVDYVDFAPDRVAMQDATAQMALLQFMQAGRPQVAVPSTVHCDHLIQAKIGAVEDLNTAKDINSEVYDFLSSVSDKYGLGFWKPGAGIIHQVVLENYAFPGGMMIGTDSHTPNAGGLGMVAIGVGGADACDVMAGLPWELKFPKILGVKLTGKLSGWSSAKDVILRVAGILTVKGGTGYIVEYFGEGAESLSATGKGTICNMGAEIGATTSIFGYGEKAAAYLRGTERADIADMADAIAEHLTGDPEVYANPEQYFDQVIEINLSELEPHINGPFTPDLAWPLSKFATAVKENGWPTALEVGLIGSCTNSSYEDISRAASIAKQATDKGLKTKAEYTVTPGSELVRYTVERDGYLNTFEQIGGVVLANACGPCIGQWSRHTDDPTRKNSIITSFNRNFAKRQDGNPNTHAFVASPEIVTAFAIAGDLTFNPITDTLTNEAGEQVKLDEPLGIELPIKGFAVEDAGYQAPAEDGSAVQVAVDPKSSRLQLLEPFAAWEGTDIKDLRLLIKAKGKCTTDHISMAGPWLKFRGHLDNISNNMLIGAINYFNNTADSVKNELTGEYGPVPATQRDYKANGIGSIVVGDENYGEGSSREHAAMEPRHLGVRAILVKSFARIHETNLKKQGMLGLTFADGADYDKIQEDDRIDIVGLTEFAPGKQLTVVLHHADGTEDSFPVNHTYNAQQIEWFKAGGALNIIRKQQAGN; encoded by the coding sequence ATGGCTTTTGATTTAGATATGATTAAAAAGGTGTACGAGCGTTACGGAACCCGTATTGCAGCGGCCCGTAAAGCTACCGGCAAACCTTTAACATTAACCGAGAAAATTTTGTATGCTCACCTTACTGAAGGCGATGCCCAGGCAACGTATCAGCGTGGTGTTGACTATGTAGACTTTGCACCCGATCGTGTGGCTATGCAGGATGCAACTGCGCAAATGGCGTTGCTGCAATTTATGCAAGCTGGTCGTCCGCAGGTGGCAGTACCTTCAACCGTACATTGCGATCACTTAATTCAGGCCAAAATTGGTGCGGTAGAAGATTTAAATACAGCTAAAGATATTAACAGCGAGGTTTATGATTTCCTGTCGTCAGTATCTGATAAATACGGTTTGGGTTTCTGGAAACCAGGCGCTGGTATCATTCACCAGGTAGTGTTAGAAAACTACGCTTTTCCGGGTGGTATGATGATTGGTACCGACTCACACACACCTAACGCAGGTGGTTTGGGTATGGTTGCTATTGGTGTTGGCGGTGCCGATGCTTGCGACGTTATGGCCGGCTTACCATGGGAGCTTAAATTCCCTAAAATATTAGGTGTTAAATTAACCGGCAAGCTTTCGGGCTGGAGCTCGGCTAAAGACGTTATTTTACGTGTTGCCGGTATACTTACCGTAAAAGGTGGTACAGGTTACATTGTAGAATACTTTGGCGAAGGTGCCGAATCTTTATCAGCTACCGGTAAAGGTACCATTTGTAACATGGGTGCCGAAATTGGTGCTACTACATCAATTTTCGGTTACGGCGAAAAAGCTGCAGCTTACCTGCGTGGTACCGAACGTGCCGATATTGCCGACATGGCCGATGCCATTGCCGAGCACTTAACCGGTGACCCTGAGGTTTACGCTAACCCTGAGCAATATTTTGACCAGGTTATCGAAATTAACCTGAGCGAGCTTGAGCCACACATTAACGGTCCGTTTACTCCGGATTTGGCCTGGCCACTATCTAAGTTTGCTACTGCTGTTAAAGAAAACGGCTGGCCAACTGCTTTAGAGGTAGGTTTAATTGGTTCATGTACCAACTCATCTTATGAAGATATTAGCCGTGCGGCATCAATTGCCAAACAAGCTACTGATAAAGGCTTAAAAACTAAGGCCGAATACACCGTAACTCCAGGTTCGGAATTAGTACGTTACACCGTTGAGCGCGATGGTTACTTAAATACCTTCGAGCAAATTGGCGGTGTAGTATTAGCTAACGCTTGTGGTCCATGTATCGGTCAGTGGTCACGCCATACCGATGATCCTACCCGTAAAAACTCTATCATCACCTCGTTTAACCGTAACTTTGCTAAACGTCAGGATGGTAACCCTAATACTCACGCTTTCGTAGCATCTCCTGAGATTGTTACTGCGTTTGCTATTGCCGGCGACTTAACCTTTAACCCAATCACCGATACGTTAACCAACGAAGCAGGTGAGCAAGTGAAACTGGACGAGCCATTGGGCATCGAACTACCAATTAAAGGTTTTGCGGTTGAAGATGCCGGTTACCAGGCACCAGCCGAAGACGGTAGCGCTGTACAGGTAGCTGTTGATCCAAAATCATCACGCTTACAATTGTTAGAGCCGTTTGCTGCATGGGAAGGTACCGACATTAAAGACCTGCGCTTGTTAATTAAAGCCAAAGGTAAATGTACTACCGATCACATTTCTATGGCTGGTCCGTGGTTAAAGTTCCGCGGCCACTTAGATAACATCAGCAACAACATGCTGATTGGTGCTATTAACTACTTTAACAACACTGCCGATAGCGTTAAAAACGAACTGACCGGCGAATACGGTCCGGTTCCGGCTACCCAGCGCGATTATAAAGCAAACGGTATCGGTTCTATCGTGGTAGGCGACGAAAACTATGGCGAAGGTTCATCACGTGAGCACGCAGCTATGGAGCCTCGTCACTTAGGTGTTCGTGCTATCCTGGTAAAATCATTTGCCCGTATACACGAAACCAACCTTAAAAAACAAGGTATGTTAGGTTTAACCTTTGCTGATGGTGCCGATTACGACAAAATTCAGGAAGACGACCGCATCGACATCGTAGGCTTAACCGAATTTGCCCCAGGCAAACAGTTAACCGTAGTGTTACACCACGCCGATGGTACCGAAGATTCGTTCCCGGTTAACCACACCTACAACGCTCAGCAAATTGAGTGGTTTAAAGCTGGTGGTGCGTTAAACATCATCCGTAAACAACAAGCTGGTAACTAA
- a CDS encoding DoxX family protein yields the protein MDSTFANAASPWPLAQKLAFRFFVIFFPVFIFFNPNGAVPLLSETYESYIQPMHGVIVWSAAHILHLPYPITVFTNGSGDTSYDYLVLLFCVVVSFVVAVIWSAVNRKDCNYDKLYYWLTVILRFYVGITMLSYGAVKVIKLQFPYPGLGRLLQPYGNSSPMGLAWTFMGFSKGYNYFTGFAELTCGILLLFRRTALLGAVISLVVAANIMAINYCFDVPVKILSTMLVVMTLFLLFRDIDRFVNFFFLHREAQSANLSPKRFKKRWKNITLITIKYLLIAYVSISTAENCFASVKTYGDAAPKPALYGIYETQSFVRNHDTLAPLTTDTTRWRRLVIGYKGYARVYLMNDSTRNFAFEPDTVRKTVYIYQGSDTTKKFMLKYTMQKPDILTIKGKLMGDSVSIRLKRYDEKQFTLTKRGFHWVNEYPFNR from the coding sequence ATGGATTCGACCTTCGCTAATGCAGCCTCACCCTGGCCCCTGGCTCAAAAACTGGCCTTCCGGTTCTTCGTTATATTTTTCCCGGTTTTTATATTTTTCAATCCCAACGGGGCCGTTCCTTTATTGAGTGAAACCTATGAATCGTACATACAGCCCATGCATGGGGTAATTGTATGGAGCGCGGCACATATTTTGCACCTGCCTTATCCTATTACGGTATTTACCAACGGCAGCGGCGATACTTCTTATGATTACCTCGTGCTGTTGTTTTGCGTGGTGGTAAGTTTTGTGGTGGCGGTTATATGGTCGGCCGTAAACCGCAAGGACTGTAATTACGATAAGCTTTATTACTGGTTAACCGTTATTTTACGATTTTATGTGGGTATAACCATGCTTAGCTATGGCGCCGTAAAGGTTATCAAACTCCAGTTTCCGTACCCGGGATTAGGGCGTTTGCTGCAGCCTTATGGTAACTCATCACCCATGGGCTTAGCCTGGACTTTTATGGGGTTTTCAAAAGGATACAATTATTTTACCGGCTTTGCCGAGTTAACCTGCGGAATTTTGCTGCTCTTCAGGCGTACTGCTTTATTGGGTGCCGTAATTAGTTTGGTAGTTGCTGCCAATATTATGGCTATCAACTATTGCTTTGATGTGCCTGTAAAAATACTATCAACCATGCTGGTGGTCATGACCTTGTTTTTGTTATTCAGGGATATTGATCGTTTTGTAAACTTCTTCTTTTTACACCGCGAAGCTCAATCGGCCAATCTATCCCCCAAACGATTTAAAAAGCGTTGGAAAAACATTACGCTCATCACTATAAAATACTTACTCATAGCTTATGTAAGCATCAGCACAGCCGAGAATTGTTTTGCCAGTGTGAAAACCTATGGCGATGCCGCACCCAAGCCCGCCCTTTACGGTATTTATGAAACCCAAAGCTTTGTGCGTAATCACGATACCCTTGCCCCATTAACTACTGATACCACGCGCTGGCGCCGGCTGGTAATTGGTTACAAGGGTTACGCCCGTGTATATTTAATGAATGATAGCACCCGCAATTTTGCCTTTGAACCCGATACAGTGCGCAAAACTGTTTACATATACCAAGGCAGCGATACTACTAAAAAGTTCATGCTTAAGTATACCATGCAAAAGCCGGATATACTTACTATTAAAGGCAAGCTGATGGGTGATAGTGTAAGCATCCGCTTGAAACGGTACGACGAAAAGCAATTTACGCTAACCAAACGCGGCTTTCATTGGGTAAACGAGTATCCGTTTAACAGGTAG
- a CDS encoding glycosyltransferase produces the protein MGSTLSEGLISGETGGIYSGTRNSPIFQLLMQDGFLTYEDCDKIDDYCIKIGGAPIKIALNFGFISRKNYERSLTNAGYVFEEIREEAYQEEILEKIDLRFADERMAIPLRIEDNRVVTLMADPEDQLFIDFVRLTYGLEPIIIVASDLDITWLSHKLLGQKYVKSAVFELLNNDQASSALTTFTSKQLVFLFVLLGAIAAGLVLSFKITSIIINVIMSVFFLFTISFKLFLSLVGSKFELYQAVTKSEVKDLDDDELPVYTIHLPVYKEDKLIKKLIWNLQSIDYPRDRLDIKLLIEEDDDKTLNAVRNLDFPAIFEVIVVPFHMPKTKPKACNYGLHFSRGKYLTIYDAEDIPDTDQLKKVVAMFNKLPEDYICVQCALNYFNRNENFLTRMFTLEYSYWFDYVLPGLDTLDIPIPLGGTSNHFKLDQLVELGAWDPFNVTEDADLGVRAYAKGHKIAVLNSTTYEEANNEFFNWIRQRSRWIKGYMQTYLVHMRNPLELIRKIGFKGFLGFNFFVGATPIMFLINPILILIFIGYVVFDLAIIRTLFPDWVLFISIFNLMVGNILMIYVNMMAVFKRRYYELILFAIANPIYWLMHSIAAYKGFYQLIVNPFYWEKTNHGLSKVNNQNNAVK, from the coding sequence ATGGGCAGTACCCTAAGTGAAGGTTTAATTTCGGGCGAAACCGGAGGCATATATTCGGGCACACGCAACTCTCCTATCTTTCAGTTGCTGATGCAGGATGGCTTTCTCACCTATGAGGATTGCGATAAAATTGATGATTACTGTATAAAGATCGGTGGTGCGCCAATTAAAATCGCCCTCAACTTTGGCTTTATATCACGTAAGAACTACGAACGCTCGTTAACCAACGCCGGCTACGTATTTGAAGAGATACGCGAAGAGGCTTATCAGGAAGAAATACTCGAGAAAATTGATCTGCGCTTTGCCGATGAGCGCATGGCTATACCTTTACGTATTGAGGATAACCGTGTGGTAACCCTCATGGCCGATCCCGAAGACCAGCTTTTTATTGATTTTGTACGTTTAACCTACGGGCTGGAGCCAATTATTATTGTGGCTTCGGATTTGGATATTACCTGGTTAAGTCACAAATTGCTTGGACAAAAGTATGTAAAGTCGGCCGTTTTTGAACTTTTGAATAACGACCAGGCCAGCTCGGCATTAACCACCTTTACCTCTAAACAGCTGGTGTTTTTATTTGTGCTGCTTGGGGCTATTGCCGCGGGGTTAGTACTCAGCTTTAAAATTACGTCGATCATTATCAACGTAATCATGAGCGTGTTTTTCCTGTTCACCATTTCATTCAAGCTTTTCTTATCATTGGTGGGCTCAAAGTTTGAGCTGTACCAGGCGGTAACCAAAAGCGAGGTGAAAGATCTGGATGATGATGAACTTCCGGTTTACACCATACACCTGCCGGTATACAAAGAGGATAAACTGATTAAAAAACTCATCTGGAACCTGCAGAGTATCGATTACCCGCGCGACCGCCTGGATATAAAGCTACTGATTGAGGAAGACGATGATAAAACGCTGAATGCAGTACGTAACCTCGATTTTCCGGCTATTTTTGAGGTAATTGTGGTGCCTTTCCACATGCCTAAAACCAAGCCTAAGGCCTGTAACTATGGTTTGCATTTTTCGCGTGGTAAATATCTTACTATTTACGATGCCGAGGACATTCCGGATACCGACCAGTTGAAAAAGGTTGTGGCCATGTTTAACAAACTGCCCGAAGATTACATTTGTGTGCAGTGTGCCTTAAACTACTTTAATCGTAACGAGAACTTTTTGACCCGTATGTTTACCCTCGAGTACTCGTACTGGTTTGATTATGTGTTGCCTGGTTTGGATACCCTTGATATTCCTATTCCGCTTGGAGGTACCAGTAACCACTTTAAGCTGGATCAATTGGTTGAGCTTGGTGCCTGGGACCCTTTTAACGTAACCGAAGACGCCGACTTAGGTGTACGTGCTTACGCCAAAGGCCACAAAATTGCCGTATTAAACTCTACTACTTACGAGGAAGCAAACAACGAATTCTTCAACTGGATACGTCAACGTTCGCGCTGGATTAAGGGTTATATGCAAACCTACCTGGTACACATGCGCAACCCGTTGGAGCTGATACGCAAAATTGGCTTTAAAGGCTTTTTAGGGTTCAACTTCTTTGTGGGTGCAACGCCTATCATGTTCCTCATCAACCCTATACTTATACTCATATTTATAGGTTATGTGGTGTTTGACCTGGCTATTATCCGCACGCTGTTTCCTGATTGGGTTTTGTTCATTTCCATATTTAACCTCATGGTGGGCAACATCCTCATGATATATGTAAATATGATGGCCGTATTTAAACGCCGTTATTACGAGTTGATCTTATTTGCCATTGCCAACCCTATATACTGGTTGATGCACTCCATTGCAGCTTATAAAGGCTTTTATCAGCTAATTGTAAATCCGTTTTACTGGGAAAAAACCAACCATGGTTTAAGTAAGGTAAACAATCAAAACAACGCGGTTAAATAA
- a CDS encoding M1 family metallopeptidase: MKLTSKIFATALLALGTFSASAQLMQKKEIYTRADTLRGMLTPLRTCYDINYYHLDVKFDIDKKYISGSNLFKFTATQNFTKLQFDLYANLKVEKVEYQGKELPFTREAAAVFVTFPKAIIKGSKDEFTVYYSGNPTVAKRAPWDGGVVFTTDSLGKPYVATACQGAGASIWWPTKDHQADEVDSALISISVPKGLKDVSNGRLRKVTELADGYTRFDWFVANPINNYDIAANIADYTHMEDSYDGEQGKLTLDYWVLPYHQELAKKQFDRDVKRMLKSFEYWFGPYPWYKDGYKLVETPHLGMEHQSAVAYGNKYRNGYLGRDLSGTGRGLTWDFIIVHESGHEWFGNNITSKDIADMWIHESFTNYSESLFIESYYGKTAGLEYVQGTRKNIQNDIPVIGPYNVNKEGSGDMYYKGGNMLALIRTLINNDEKWRAILRGLNKTFYHQTVTTAQIENYISKEAGMNLAPVFDQYLRHKDLPILDLKFENGKVYAKWTTDVKNFNIPIKLRKKGGEFYFVKLNNEFAPVGLPGLTKENLEVDTLEYCVKVNGL; encoded by the coding sequence ATGAAACTCACCTCAAAAATATTTGCAACTGCTTTATTGGCATTGGGCACATTCAGCGCATCGGCCCAACTGATGCAGAAAAAAGAAATCTATACCCGTGCCGATACCCTTCGTGGCATGCTCACGCCGTTGCGCACCTGTTACGATATTAACTACTATCACCTCGATGTTAAATTCGACATTGATAAAAAGTACATCAGCGGCAGTAACCTGTTTAAATTTACCGCTACGCAAAATTTTACCAAACTACAGTTTGACCTGTATGCTAATTTAAAGGTAGAAAAGGTAGAATATCAAGGCAAGGAACTCCCCTTTACCCGCGAGGCTGCTGCAGTATTTGTTACCTTTCCAAAGGCTATAATTAAAGGCAGTAAGGATGAATTTACCGTGTACTACTCGGGTAACCCAACGGTGGCCAAACGCGCTCCGTGGGATGGTGGCGTGGTATTTACCACCGACTCCTTAGGCAAGCCTTACGTAGCCACCGCCTGCCAGGGTGCAGGAGCCAGTATATGGTGGCCTACCAAAGATCACCAGGCCGATGAGGTAGACAGTGCGCTCATCAGCATCAGCGTACCCAAAGGCTTAAAAGATGTATCGAACGGCCGCCTCCGTAAAGTGACCGAACTTGCCGATGGCTACACCCGTTTCGATTGGTTTGTGGCTAACCCCATTAACAACTACGACATAGCCGCCAACATAGCCGATTATACCCACATGGAAGACAGCTACGACGGCGAACAAGGCAAACTTACCCTCGATTACTGGGTGCTGCCCTATCACCAGGAACTGGCAAAAAAACAGTTCGACCGTGATGTAAAGCGTATGCTCAAATCGTTCGAATATTGGTTTGGTCCGTATCCCTGGTATAAAGATGGCTATAAGCTGGTAGAAACCCCGCACCTGGGGATGGAACACCAAAGTGCCGTGGCTTATGGCAACAAATACCGTAACGGCTATTTGGGCAGAGATTTGTCGGGCACAGGCCGTGGCCTCACCTGGGATTTTATTATTGTGCACGAGAGCGGTCACGAGTGGTTCGGCAACAACATTACCTCCAAAGACATTGCCGATATGTGGATACACGAGAGCTTTACCAATTATTCCGAATCGTTGTTTATCGAGAGCTATTATGGCAAAACCGCCGGATTGGAATATGTGCAAGGCACCCGTAAAAACATACAGAATGATATACCTGTTATCGGCCCATACAATGTAAATAAAGAAGGCTCGGGCGATATGTATTACAAAGGCGGCAACATGCTGGCGCTCATCCGTACCCTCATTAATAATGATGAAAAGTGGCGTGCTATTTTACGCGGCCTCAACAAAACTTTCTATCATCAAACCGTGACAACCGCCCAAATTGAAAATTACATAAGCAAGGAAGCCGGTATGAACCTTGCCCCGGTTTTTGACCAGTACCTACGCCACAAAGACTTACCCATCCTTGATCTTAAATTTGAGAACGGCAAGGTATACGCTAAATGGACAACTGATGTGAAGAATTTCAACATTCCTATTAAGCTCCGCAAAAAGGGTGGAGAGTTTTACTTTGTAAAGCTAAACAATGAGTTTGCGCCGGTAGGTTTGCCCGGCTTGACTAAAGAAAATTTAGAGGTGGATACTTTGGAGTATTGTGTGAAGGTGAACGGATTGTAG
- a CDS encoding CocE/NonD family hydrolase codes for MNKIYMLLIALAVISTTAFAQTGSDYAAAHYTKKDVYITMRDGIKLFTSIYTPKDASAQKKYPIIMQRTCYSVAPYGADKFPAKLGPSELMMKAGYIVVYQDVRGRWKSEGTWTNMTPVIDNKKGKKDVDEGSDTYDTIDWLVKNVQFNNGRVGQWGGSYPGFYTAAGILSNHPALKASSPQAPISDFWYDDFHHNGALLESYFFTYPVFGVQKKDTTSKSWYAHQTIKPDTRDGYQFLLDMGPLTNADKYYKDNFYWQETVNHPNYDEFWQKRDLLRHFGKVKPAVMIVGGWFDAEDLRGPLAIFKTINKTDPAAYNTIVMGPFDHGGWSREQGHHRHGDVYFGDSIATFYQKDIEARFFNHFLKGSGDKNSGLPKAYLYNTGKKEWAQFTQWPVPAAIKQKLFLSADGKLPMSQPSGTGSVSFISDPLKPVPYTADNTTTVGFTPRNYMSEDQRFAGRRTDVLVFQSDVLTEDVTLGGEIMAHLKVATTGTDADWFVKLIDVYPGDEPQHPYLPNKNILMAGYQQMVRSEIMPGRFRNSFEKPEAFVPNQKTNVNVKLQDVLHTFKKGHRIMIQVQSTAFPLFARNPQKFVANPYKATEADYIKATHTVYNDSYVEVEVLK; via the coding sequence ATGAATAAGATTTACATGCTGCTTATAGCCCTTGCGGTTATAAGTACAACTGCCTTTGCACAAACCGGCAGTGATTATGCCGCAGCGCACTACACCAAAAAAGACGTATACATTACCATGCGCGATGGTATTAAACTCTTTACCTCCATTTATACCCCCAAAGATGCATCGGCACAAAAAAAGTATCCTATTATTATGCAGCGCACCTGTTACAGCGTTGCTCCTTACGGGGCCGATAAATTCCCGGCAAAATTAGGGCCTTCGGAACTGATGATGAAGGCCGGGTACATTGTGGTGTACCAGGACGTACGCGGCCGCTGGAAAAGCGAAGGTACCTGGACCAACATGACCCCGGTTATTGATAATAAGAAAGGTAAAAAAGATGTTGACGAAGGTTCGGACACGTACGACACCATTGACTGGCTGGTAAAAAACGTGCAGTTTAACAACGGCAGGGTTGGCCAGTGGGGAGGTTCGTACCCCGGATTTTATACCGCTGCTGGCATCCTGTCGAATCACCCGGCGCTCAAGGCATCATCGCCACAGGCTCCTATTTCTGATTTTTGGTATGATGATTTTCATCACAACGGTGCCTTGCTCGAGTCGTACTTTTTTACTTACCCGGTGTTTGGCGTGCAAAAAAAGGATACCACCAGTAAATCATGGTATGCCCACCAAACCATTAAACCCGATACCCGCGATGGTTACCAGTTTTTGCTGGACATGGGGCCGCTAACCAATGCTGATAAATATTACAAAGACAATTTTTACTGGCAGGAAACCGTAAACCACCCCAACTACGATGAGTTTTGGCAAAAGCGCGATTTGTTGCGACACTTTGGTAAAGTAAAACCTGCCGTAATGATCGTGGGCGGCTGGTTTGATGCCGAAGACTTACGCGGTCCGCTGGCTATATTTAAAACCATTAATAAAACCGATCCGGCTGCTTATAATACCATTGTCATGGGACCGTTCGATCATGGAGGCTGGAGCCGCGAACAAGGTCACCATCGCCACGGCGATGTATACTTTGGCGATAGCATTGCCACCTTTTACCAAAAAGACATTGAAGCCAGGTTTTTCAACCATTTTTTAAAAGGCAGCGGCGATAAAAACAGCGGCCTGCCGAAAGCATATTTATACAACACTGGTAAAAAAGAATGGGCACAGTTTACACAATGGCCTGTACCTGCTGCTATAAAGCAAAAACTGTTTTTAAGTGCCGATGGTAAGTTGCCAATGTCGCAACCTTCGGGAACTGGTTCGGTATCGTTTATAAGCGACCCGTTGAAGCCCGTGCCTTATACCGCTGATAATACCACAACCGTTGGCTTTACCCCGCGCAATTATATGAGCGAAGACCAACGCTTTGCCGGCCGCCGTACCGATGTGCTGGTTTTTCAGAGCGATGTTTTAACCGAGGATGTAACCTTGGGAGGCGAAATTATGGCTCACCTTAAAGTAGCCACCACTGGTACCGATGCCGATTGGTTTGTAAAACTGATAGACGTTTACCCCGGCGATGAACCACAGCACCCGTACCTGCCCAACAAAAATATACTCATGGCCGGCTACCAGCAAATGGTACGATCGGAAATTATGCCCGGCCGTTTCCGCAACAGCTTTGAAAAACCCGAAGCATTTGTGCCCAACCAAAAAACTAATGTAAATGTGAAGTTGCAGGATGTACTGCACACCTTTAAAAAAGGTCACCGCATTATGATACAGGTACAAAGCACAGCTTTTCCATTATTTGCCCGCAACCCGCAAAAGTTTGTAGCAAACCCATACAAAGCCACCGAAGCCGATTATATAAAAGCTACCCACACCGTTTATAACGATAGCTATGTGGAAGTAGAGGTTTTGAAATAG